Proteins encoded in a region of the Diospyros lotus cultivar Yz01 chromosome 9, ASM1463336v1, whole genome shotgun sequence genome:
- the LOC127809876 gene encoding uncharacterized protein LOC127809876 — protein MASAGEEENDAVLSDVEEEDPVPIDVSCSSPEDVSVERFREVLLELDRERQAREAAENSKSELQVSFNRLKTLAHEAIKKRDEWGRQRDDALREKDEALKSNEKLSAELTEAGRVKEETFKQFEEAVKAKDSSRSEIETAAQMLVTGIEKISGKVSSIKNFTAGGLPRSQKYTGLPAVAYGVIKRMNEIVEDLLRQIELTAKSRNEAREQMEQRNYEIAIEVSQLEATISELREEVSKKTSAGENMEKSMAEKDVKITEMEKEMSEKLNLAEDELSRLKQLVSEYDDKLKNLELKMDTQRPLLVEQLNLVSKIHDQLYNVIKIVDASELDRSDLAESMFVPQETDIEGNIRASLAGMESVCELSRIVVEKTKDLVEVRNREVKSLSETASRLLKEKEHIGSLLRSALSKRMSTDLSSKTNELFKVAENGLREAGIDFRFNNHLGSRTGAAPHDKDDASEMAKDEVYALAGALENIIKQSQVEIIELQHSVEELRAETSLLKEHVESQAKELSHRKLQLEELEEKERVANENVEGLMMDIAAAEEEITRWKVAAQQEAAAGKAVEQEFVAQLSALHHELEEAKQAVLESENKLKSKEEMANAAMAARDAAEKSLRLADLGASRLRDRVEELNRQLEQLDNRERGLNGPRYVCWPWQWLGLNFVGAQHSDTQQQSSNEMELSEPLL, from the exons ATGGCCAGCGCCGGGGAAGAAGAGAACGACGCCGTTCTAAGCGACGTGGAGGAAGAAGATCCGGTGCCGATTGACGTTAGCTGCTCATCGCCCGAGGATGTGTCCGTCGAAAGGTTCCGGGAGGTTCTCCTTGAGCTCGACCGCGAGCGGCAGGCTCGGGAGGCGGCCGAGAATTCTAAGTCGGAACTGCAGGTTTCTTTCAACCGACTGAAGACCCTGGCTCACGAAGCCATCAAGAAGCGCGACGAGTGGGGAAGGCAGCGCGACGACGCTCTGCGCGAGAAGGACGAAGCTTTGAAATCCAACGAGAAATTGTCAGCGGAGTTAACCGAGGCTGGTAGAGTAAAGGAGGAGACGTTCAAGCAATTTGAGGAAGCGGTGAAGGCGAAGGATTCGTCCAGGTCGGAGATCGAGACCGCCGCCCAGATGCTAGTTACAGGAATCGAGAAAATATCAGGGAAAGTTAGTAGCATCAAGAATTTTACCGCCGGTGGATTGCCGAGGTCTCAGAAGTACACAGGCTTACCTGCTGTTGCCTATGGAGTAATCAAGAGAATGAATGAGATTGTTGAAGATCTCCTGAGGCAAATCGAATTGACCGCGAAGTCAAGGAATGAAGCACGGGAACAGATGGAGCAGAGAAATTATGAAATTGCTATTGAGGTTTCGCAGCTTGAGGCTACAATTAGTGAATTGAGAGAAGAGGTTTCCAAGAAAACCTCTGCAGGAGAGAATATGGAGAAATCTATGGCTGAAAAGGATGTGAAGATAACTGAGATGGAAAAGGAAATGTCAGAGAAGCTAAATTTGGCAGAGGATGAACTTTCACGCCTGAAGCAGCTAGTCAGCGAGTATGATGATAAGTTGAAGAATTTAGAGTTAAAAATGGACACACAAAGGCCTTTATTGGTGGAGCAGTTAAATTTAGTATCAAAAATTCATGACCAGCTTTATAATGTTATCAAGATAGTCGATGCAAGTGAATTAGACCGGTCAGATTTGGCAGAGTCCATGTTTGTTCCACAAGAAACAGACATTGAGGGGAATATCCGTGCCTCCTTAGCAGGGATGGAATCCGTTTGTGAATTATCTAGAATTGTAGTTGAAAAGACAAAGGATTTGGTGGAGGTGAGAAATCGTGAAGTGAAAAGTTTAAGTGAAACTGCATCCCGGTTATTGAAGGAGAAAGAACATATCGGTTCTCTCCTGAGAAGTGCTTTGTCAAAGAGGATGTCAACAGATTTGTCGTCCAAGACAAACGAGTTGTTTAAAGTTGCAGAAAATGGATTAAGAGAGGCAGGGATAGACTTCAGATTTAATAATCATCTTGGGAGCAGAACTGGTGCTGCCCCTCATGATAAAGATGATGCTTCAGAGATGGCGAAAGATGAAGTATATGCTTTG GCTGGTGCTTTGGAGAATATTATTAAGCAATCACAAGTTGAGATCATAGAGCTGCAGCATTCAGTGGAGGAGCTAAG GGCAGAGACAAGTTTACTTAAAGAGCATGTGGAATCTCAAGCCAAGGAGCTCAGCCATAGGAAGCTACAATTAGAGGAACTTGAAGAGAAGGAGCGAGTGGCAAATGAAAAT GTTGAAGGACTGATGATGGATATTGCTGCTGCTGAAGAAGAAATTACGAGATGGAAAGTGGCGGCCCAGCAGGAAGCTGCTGCTGGGAAAGCTGTTGAGCAAGAGTTTGTGGCACAG TTGTCAGCCTTGCACCATGAGCTCGAAGAGGCTAAACAAGCTGTGTTGGAATCAGAGAATAAGCTCAAGTCCAAagaagaaatggctaatgctgcTATGGCAGCTAGAGATGCTGCTGAGAAATCCTTGAGATTAGCAGACTTGGGGGCTTCTAGACTGAGGGATAGGGTTGAGGAATTGAACCGTCAGCTTGAACAGCTTGATAATAGAGAAAGGGGCCTGAATGGTCCCAGATATGTTTGTTGGCCATGGCAATGGCTTGGCTTGAACTTTGTTGGTGCCCAACATTCTGACACACAACAACAAAGTTCAAATGAAATGGAGCTCTCTGAACCGCTTCTTTAA
- the LOC127809877 gene encoding uncharacterized protein LOC127809877 has product MSRSRETNPHFHPPQELDDGIILHFPPQQSRRHRDPPQPQPQPSLTPHSPRPGQPHHQTPRRHTTRFQPPDSPSRHSPTPRGQPEPHPNSFPRHTQPVRGPGPHSPGHNGRPGQSQQQQSSALRVPSPQKTRTYTWLIGVACALLWIAVFLGGLVVLIVYVLFRPRSPKFEVSNASLNAAYLDMGYLLNADMTLLANFTNPSKKATVDFSTVVIQLYYGNTLIATSYIDPFSEMKAEYKIKAVHLISSQVWLRSAESQRLKQQMNDNKIIFEVKGLLRTRSSLGTFFRYSYWLYGHCKIAVTGPPSGILVAKRCKTKR; this is encoded by the coding sequence ATGTCCAGGTCCAGAGAAACCAACCCTCATTTCCATCCCCCACAAGAGCTGGACGATGGCATCATCCTTCATTTCCCGCCCCAGCAGTCAAGAAGGCACAGGGATCCCCcgcagccgcagccgcagccTAGTCTCACTCCCCATTCTCCGAGACCCGGACAACCACATCATCAAACTCCCCGTCGTCATACTACTCGTTTCCAGCCACCGGACAGCCCCAGTCGCCATTCCCCTACACCCCGCGGTCAGCCTGAGCCGCATCCTAATTCCTTTCCCCGCCATACTCAGCCGGTGCGCGGTCCCGGTCCACACTCTCCTGGACACAATGGTCGGCCTGGCCAGTCACAGCAGCAGCAATCCTCAGCACTGAGAGTGCCATCACCACAGAAGACCAGGACATACACGTGGTTGATCGGTGTAGCTTGCGCGCTGCTATGGATTGCCGTCTTCCTGGGAGGCCTAGTGGTTCTCATAGTCTACGTTCTTTTTCGTCCACGGAGCCCTAAGTTTGAAGTGTCAAATGCCTCCCTCAATGCAGCCTACCTTGACATGGGGTATCTCCTGAATGCTGATATGACACTGCTTGCAAACTTCACGAACCCAAGCAAGAAAGCTACTGTGGATTTCAGCACCGTGGTCATTCAACTTTATTACGGAAACACACTCATTGCCACCAGCTATATTGATCCGTTCTCTGAAATGAAGGCAGAATACAAGATTAAAGCTGTTCATCTGATCAGCAGCCAGGTTTGGCTGCGTTCAGCAGAAAGCCAACGACTAAAGCAGCAGATGAATgataacaaaatcatttttgagGTAAAAGGGCTGCTACGAACCAGATCAAGTCTGGGTACCTTCTTTCGATATTCCTATTGGCTGTATGGCCATTGCAAAATAGCAGTTACAGGCCCTCCCAGCGGAATATTGGTGGCAAAGAGGTGCAAGACAAAGCGTTAA